One Robbsia sp. KACC 23696 DNA segment encodes these proteins:
- a CDS encoding site-specific integrase, whose translation MHKLPHLYRNRFGVYYLRLTSHGREVKRSLRTKDFKQAKLFALSFNLELAMSSNRPKITDFNFDLSGVREFDVVLPDGTQIKDIKTPEDVSLVKQLFGDRLLNVGPLPTLDLPTLAPNTLTAVVHHQAEQAVAKRRSKPLTDVIGLYLKEKALDNAARTLSAKRQAFSEFAASAGEKPMDDYALADAVAFKNGLIEANGSASRINAKLSFLRDLFAYAINNGLYVGGNPFAAAKVSSKSKLEQQKRSYKPFSSGDLRRIFSPDSYSVRMDKPAYYWLPFLALYTGARLEELASLSIEQVQRDGDVWFFEITKGKNSNSLRRIPLHRTVVESDFLTYVDRQRVAKQVQVFPDLKPGKNGYGKNVTRRFADYLDELTITDDRKVFHSFRHTFINRMTELSVHPAMLMALVGHYEQSRVDFSSPHFSNYQHNKALAELKQTIDRFDLELPRAF comes from the coding sequence ATGCACAAATTGCCTCATCTCTACCGCAATCGATTCGGTGTCTACTACCTGCGGCTGACCAGCCACGGTCGTGAAGTCAAACGCTCTCTTCGCACGAAAGATTTCAAGCAAGCTAAACTCTTCGCACTGTCGTTCAATCTTGAACTCGCGATGAGCAGCAACCGGCCGAAGATCACCGATTTCAATTTCGACCTCTCCGGGGTCCGTGAGTTTGATGTCGTGCTACCCGATGGCACGCAAATCAAAGACATCAAAACACCGGAAGACGTCAGCCTCGTCAAGCAACTCTTCGGCGATCGCCTGCTCAATGTTGGCCCTTTGCCGACTCTCGACCTCCCGACACTGGCCCCCAACACCCTCACTGCTGTTGTTCATCACCAAGCCGAGCAAGCCGTCGCAAAGCGACGCAGCAAGCCACTGACCGATGTCATTGGTCTCTATCTCAAAGAGAAGGCCCTCGACAACGCCGCACGAACCCTTTCGGCGAAACGCCAAGCGTTCAGTGAGTTTGCAGCATCCGCTGGTGAAAAGCCGATGGACGACTATGCCCTCGCCGACGCCGTGGCGTTCAAGAACGGCTTGATCGAAGCCAATGGCAGTGCGAGCCGGATCAATGCCAAGCTGTCGTTCTTGCGGGATTTGTTCGCTTACGCGATCAACAACGGCTTGTATGTCGGGGGAAATCCGTTTGCGGCGGCCAAGGTATCGTCAAAATCCAAGCTCGAACAACAGAAACGATCGTATAAACCGTTCTCATCGGGCGACCTCCGCCGGATCTTCTCCCCGGACAGCTATTCGGTCCGCATGGACAAGCCTGCTTATTATTGGCTGCCCTTCCTTGCCCTCTATACCGGTGCCCGCCTCGAAGAACTCGCCAGCTTGTCGATTGAGCAGGTCCAACGCGACGGCGACGTGTGGTTTTTTGAAATTACCAAGGGCAAAAACTCGAACTCATTGCGACGCATCCCCTTGCATCGCACCGTCGTCGAATCCGATTTCCTCACCTATGTCGACCGCCAACGAGTCGCCAAGCAAGTTCAGGTCTTCCCAGATTTGAAGCCGGGGAAAAACGGCTACGGTAAAAACGTGACGCGCCGATTTGCGGACTACCTCGACGAATTAACAATCACAGATGATCGGAAAGTGTTTCACAGTTTCCGGCACACATTTATCAATCGAATGACCGAGCTCAGTGTTCACCCGGCCATGCTGATGGCGTTGGTCGGTCATTACGAGCAGTCGCGAGTG
- a CDS encoding MFS transporter, translating to MTSSERKVIFAASLGTIFEWYDFYLAGSLALYISRTFFSGVNPTAAFIFTLLSFAAGFAMRPFGAIVFGRLGDMVGRKYTFLITILIMGASTFLVGLLPGYATLGMTAPVFFIVMRMLQGLALGGEYGGAATYVAEHAPHGKRGAYTSWIQTTATGGLILSLLVILGVRTTLGEDAFGAWGWRVPFLLSIVLLAISVWIRLQLSESPTFQKMKEEGKTSKAPLTESFGQWKNLKIVLIALFGLAAGQAVVFYTSQFYSLFFLTQTLKVDGSTANILMAIALIIGTPFFVIFGTLSDKIGRKPIILAGCAIAALTYFPMFKALTHYANPALEAAQARAPIVVTADPAECSFQFNPVGTSKFTSSCDIAKSYLSRAGLNYENVAAAPGTIASIKVGSEIIPSFDTRSSSDAKAANAAFESKLSATLRGDGYPAKADTAQINKPMTVIILAIMVIYVGMVYGPIAAMLVEMFPTRIRYTSMSLPYHIGNGWLGGFLPATSFAMVAANGNIYSGLWYPVVIAVATFFIGLFFVKETKDRDINAIE from the coding sequence ATGACGTCCTCGGAGCGCAAAGTGATTTTTGCCGCATCGCTGGGGACCATCTTCGAATGGTATGACTTTTATCTGGCGGGCTCCCTCGCTCTCTATATCAGCCGAACTTTCTTCTCGGGCGTCAATCCGACGGCCGCCTTCATCTTCACCTTGTTGAGCTTTGCCGCCGGCTTCGCGATGCGGCCCTTCGGCGCAATCGTGTTCGGGCGACTCGGAGACATGGTCGGGCGTAAATACACCTTCCTGATCACCATCCTGATCATGGGTGCCTCGACCTTCCTGGTCGGTCTGCTGCCGGGTTATGCGACATTGGGCATGACCGCGCCGGTTTTCTTCATCGTGATGCGGATGCTGCAGGGCCTGGCGCTCGGCGGCGAATACGGCGGCGCCGCCACTTACGTTGCGGAACATGCACCGCATGGCAAGCGCGGCGCCTATACGTCCTGGATTCAGACCACGGCGACGGGCGGCCTGATCCTGTCCCTGCTCGTGATCCTGGGCGTCCGGACCACGTTAGGCGAAGACGCTTTCGGCGCCTGGGGCTGGCGCGTTCCCTTCCTGTTGTCGATCGTGCTGCTGGCTATCTCCGTCTGGATTCGTCTGCAACTGAGCGAATCGCCGACCTTCCAAAAGATGAAGGAAGAAGGCAAGACATCGAAGGCGCCGCTGACCGAGTCGTTCGGTCAATGGAAGAACCTGAAGATCGTGTTGATCGCGCTGTTCGGGTTGGCGGCCGGCCAAGCCGTGGTGTTCTACACGAGCCAGTTCTATTCGCTGTTCTTCCTGACGCAGACGCTGAAGGTCGATGGCAGTACGGCGAATATTCTGATGGCGATCGCCTTGATCATCGGCACGCCGTTCTTCGTTATCTTCGGCACCTTGTCGGACAAGATCGGACGTAAGCCGATCATCCTGGCAGGCTGCGCCATCGCGGCGCTGACCTACTTCCCGATGTTCAAGGCCTTGACGCACTATGCGAACCCGGCACTCGAAGCGGCACAGGCGCGCGCGCCGATCGTCGTCACCGCCGATCCGGCCGAATGCTCCTTCCAGTTCAATCCGGTAGGAACGTCGAAATTCACGTCATCTTGCGATATCGCCAAGAGCTATCTGTCGCGCGCCGGCTTGAACTACGAGAACGTCGCCGCCGCGCCGGGCACGATCGCATCGATCAAGGTCGGTAGCGAGATCATCCCGTCGTTCGATACCCGCAGCAGCAGCGATGCGAAGGCGGCGAATGCGGCGTTCGAGTCGAAACTGAGTGCGACCTTGCGGGGTGACGGCTATCCGGCAAAGGCGGACACCGCGCAGATCAACAAGCCGATGACGGTGATCATCCTGGCCATCATGGTGATCTATGTCGGGATGGTGTACGGCCCGATCGCCGCAATGCTGGTGGAGATGTTCCCGACGCGAATCCGCTATACCTCGATGTCGCTGCCCTATCACATCGGCAATGGCTGGCTGGGGGGATTCCTGCCCGCCACCTCGTTCGCCATGGTGGCGGCAAACGGGAATATCTATTCCGGGCTGTGGTATCCGGTTGTGATCGCCGTGGCGACCTTCTTTATCGGCCTGTTCTTCGTCAAGGAAACGAAGGACCGCGACATCAACGCGATCGAGTGA